The Alphaproteobacteria bacterium genome contains the following window.
GCCAGATCATAATTCAGTTTTTGCGCAGCCTGTCCACTTGCTAGAAAAACATTGGGATTACTGATAGGGCGCCAAAAATTCAAAACTGCAGGTTGTGGGGGTGGTTTGTCATCGCCGCAACCCGACACAAGGCCGAGTGTAACAACAAGTAGCAAAGCGGTAAGGACGTTACGGAACATATGCAGAAGGCCTTTAGGTAATGAGAATATCAAGCGTAACCCCAGCGGTGCTTAAAGCAAGCCTGATTCCTTAAAGCTGGTATGGCAGCCTTTGCCGATAATCAGGTGGTCATGAAGGATAATACCAACGGTTTTGGCGGCTTCAGCTACGGCCTTGGTCATCACAATATCATCTTTGGAAGGGCTTGGATCGCCCGAGGGATGGTTATGCACCAAAATGATGGCTCCAGCCCCCAGTTCCAGTGCGCGCTTGACCACTTCGCGGGTATAAACAGGCGTATGGTCAATCGTGCCTTTTTGCATCACTTCATCTGCAATCACGCGGTTTTTACGATTCAGAAAAATGATGCGCAATTGCTCAACCGTTTCATGTGCCATGGCGGCATAACAGTAATCGAGAATTTTTTGCCAGTTATTCAAAACGGGCTGATCAATCACTTCGTTGCGGCTGATACGTAAATGGGTTGCTGCCACAGCAGTAAGCAAAGATATCGAACCATCGCCAAGGCCGAATTCTTCCAAGGCTTCGCGGGGCGCATGAATAACGCCCTTTAATGATTTAAAACGGGTGAGTAAATCTTTGGCGAGAGGTTTGACATCCCGCTGCGGAATGGCGGCGAATAAAAGTATTTCCAAAAGCTCGTAATCTTGCAGCGCATCCGCGCCATTTTCCAAAAGCCGCTCGCGAAGACGTTGCCTGTGCCCTGCGTAATGGGGTTTTATCTTTTCAACTGCGCTCATGCTGCGAAGGGTGGTTGGGTAAATCCTTTGGGTGATAACGTAAAAATTTCATATCCATTCGCGGTAACGCCCAACGAATGCTCAAATTGCGCAGATAGCGAGCGGTCGCGGGTTACTGCCGTCCAGCCATCTTGCAGCACTTTAATATCGTATTTTCCTGCATTAATCATCGGCTCGATGGTAAAAAACATGCCTTCGCGCAGCGCCATTCCTGTACCGGGATTGCCGTAATGTAAAACCGATGGTGGCGTATGAAACACTTTGCCAAGCCCATGGCCGCAAAAATCACGCACCACAGAATAATTATGCGCCTCGGCATGCTTTTGAATGGCGTTGCCAATATCACCAAGCGTCACGCCCGGCTTTACGATTTCAATACCCTTCATCATGCACTCATAGGTGTTTTGCACCAGCTTGCGCGCTTTCAAGTTTACATCGCCAACAAAAAACATGCGTGATGTATCCCCATGCCATCCATTGACAATCGTCGTAACATCGATGTTCACAATATCACCATCTTCCAGCGTTTTCTCGCTGGGAATACCGTGACACACCACGTGATTGGGTGAAATGCAAATTGATTTTGGAAAACCACGATAGCCTAAAGGGGCAGGGATGGCACCATGATCACGGATAAAATCATGACACAGCTTATCCAAATAATCGGTACGAACACCGGGTACGACATACGGAGTGATATAATCAAGGGTTTCTGCGGCGAGCTTTCCAGCTGCGCGCATGCCTTTGAAATCATCGGCGGTATGGATGGTTATTTTGCTTTTTTCATCATCAAAATCGGCGTAATCGTCTTTGGCCGTTTGCGATGTAGGATAATTTGATTGTTGCTCTTTCATGCAGCCAATCTGCCATGAAAAGGCCTGTGGTTAAAGCCGAATATTCATGAAAAAGCCCCGGATTTTGGGCCGGGGCTTATCGAACATAGGCAGAGTTTAAACCCCAGGAACGGGGACGTGATGTGGGCGCTCCGGAACTTCAGGCACCCCGTGTTGACGCAAATGCTGCACCTGATGTCTGTTCACAACAGCCGTGCCACGCGCATAGTTATGGCCATTCCCACCGACCACAAAAATGCCGGTACCATCTTGCTTCACAATAAGACGTTGCTCATCTCGCCCTAAATCGCCGGTTGAAGAATAGGTGCCAACTCGTCCGGGTTGGCTTTGGCGTGGGCCGCCCCATCCACCTCTGTCCCAGGCCGCTTTGTTATTTTGGAAATGAAAGGTCATGCCGCCAACCGTCACGGGCGGGTGTGGTGGCAAATGATTATCGCTGTAACGGCGACGGTTATCCATTGCATCCGGATCATATTGTGCAAGGTGAAGATTTCTGTCGGCCGCTCTTGGGTTGAGCGCTCTTGCAATCCAGCTGCGGCGGTTTTGTTCGTCCTCACGGAATTGCATGCGGGCTCTATGGCCATCTTCAAGTATTTGAGCGCGGGTACGGGGCTCTTCTTCCTTACCCAGTGCTTTTCTGATCCAATCTTGCATTGAATTACTCCGAATATGATTAATGAAAAAGTGTGCGTGATCGGTTGAACGTAACCTGATTACGTTTAATTTTTTGTTATAACTTGTGGTAAATCTATTATTAAAATGCCTTTTGATATTGCATTTTCTGCGTTTTATTTCACTTTGCGATAAAAACAAAGCAACCATAAACCTTGCAAACACAATGGGTTCTGGGCTAATGTCACATTGTTACTTTTAAACACCTTGCTGCTTTAAGGCAGCGAGATGTTCTTTTGTTTTTTCAAAAAAACTCCGTTTTTATGTAAAGAAGGTACAGCAATGGAAAAGATTCCTATGACACGCGGCGGCTATGACCGTATGGGTGAGGAACTTAAAGAACTCAAATCTGTCCAGCGTCCGGCTGTCATTAAAGCCATCGCAGAGGCACGCGAGCAGGGCGATTTGTCAGAGAATGCCGAGTACCACGCAGCGCGCGAAAAACAGAGCTTTATCGAAGGCCGAATTAGCGAATTGGAGGATAAAATCTCCCGCGCGGAAGTGATTGATGTGGCGCACCTTGCTGCGAATAAAGACATTAAATTCGGTGCAACGGTTGGTTTAATTGATGAAGACACCGAAGACAAAGTGACCTATCAGCTTGTTGGACAAGACGAAGCCGATATTAAAAAAGGTCTTTTGTCCATTACATCACCGCTTGGCCGTGCGCTCATCAATAAAAAGGTCAAGGACAGCGTAGAGATTAACACGCCTGGCGGCACCAAGGTTTATGAAGTCGTCAAGGTTGTCTATAAATAACCATATTCTGATCCCATCTTTGACAAGCGTGCGGTGCAAGGCTAGCGTTGCACCTCAATCTTCGCTTATCGATTCACCTTTTTGATCTTGTACCGGATTTAACACATGGATATCGCCGCCAACCTTGCGGAATTTTGGCAATCCATTGCTGATTTTGACGTTTATCAGTTTATTGAACACCACGGTAACTGGTTCTATCTCATCACCTTTGTCTGGACCTTTCTGGAAGGTGAGACCTTTGTGTTATTTGCAGGCGCTGCTGCCGCGCAAGACATCCTTGATATCCGTCTGCTGATTGCGCTCTCTTGGCTTGGCAGCTATTGCGGCGACCAAACCTATTTCTATCTGGGGCGCCGTTTTGGGCCGGGTATTCTCAAGCGGTTTCCAAAACTTCAAAAAGGTGCCGATAAGGTCGCTGGCCTTATTCTGAAATACGATGTGGCCTTTATTCTTTCATATCGTTTCATTTACGGCATCCGTAATGTCAGCTCTTTTGCGATGGGGCTATCGGGCCTAAACTGGAAAAAATTCGCGTTCTGGAATTTTTGGGCAGCAGGCATTTGGGCTATCAGCTTTTCAATGGTTGGGTATTTGTTCGGCGAAGTGCTGGATAAGGTATTAGGCAGCGCCATTGAAACCGTGATGCTCACGCTGCTTGGCCTTATTGCTGTTGTATTTATCGGCAAGCAGATCTGGAAAAAGATAAAAAAGAGCCGTGGCGAAGATACAGGACATTAGTGTGTTGACTGGACACTAATTAGTAATCATTATGATTACGTAATGTTCGTATTTTTGGAGTAATAACATGGCGAAGTTATATTCTGATGTGGTTATCGATTACGGCTATGGGGAATATGATGGCGGTACGATTACAAAATTTTTCGTAGAAGCAGAAAAACTTTCCGATGATAAATATATTCTCGTACGCCGTGAGCTTCTAAAAGAAACTATTCCTTTCGTGTGGGAAGATTCATGTCATGTTGCTTATGATGCGACAAATATATCCCCTGATAAAGTTTTGAAGCCCTCAGCCTCCACTAGCGCACAAGTTTTTACTTTAGATCA
Protein-coding sequences here:
- the radC gene encoding DNA repair protein RadC, translated to MSAVEKIKPHYAGHRQRLRERLLENGADALQDYELLEILLFAAIPQRDVKPLAKDLLTRFKSLKGVIHAPREALEEFGLGDGSISLLTAVAATHLRISRNEVIDQPVLNNWQKILDYCYAAMAHETVEQLRIIFLNRKNRVIADEVMQKGTIDHTPVYTREVVKRALELGAGAIILVHNHPSGDPSPSKDDIVMTKAVAEAAKTVGIILHDHLIIGKGCHTSFKESGLL
- the map gene encoding type I methionyl aminopeptidase is translated as MKEQQSNYPTSQTAKDDYADFDDEKSKITIHTADDFKGMRAAGKLAAETLDYITPYVVPGVRTDYLDKLCHDFIRDHGAIPAPLGYRGFPKSICISPNHVVCHGIPSEKTLEDGDIVNIDVTTIVNGWHGDTSRMFFVGDVNLKARKLVQNTYECMMKGIEIVKPGVTLGDIGNAIQKHAEAHNYSVVRDFCGHGLGKVFHTPPSVLHYGNPGTGMALREGMFFTIEPMINAGKYDIKVLQDGWTAVTRDRSLSAQFEHSLGVTANGYEIFTLSPKGFTQPPFAA
- the greA gene encoding transcription elongation factor GreA produces the protein MEKIPMTRGGYDRMGEELKELKSVQRPAVIKAIAEAREQGDLSENAEYHAAREKQSFIEGRISELEDKISRAEVIDVAHLAANKDIKFGATVGLIDEDTEDKVTYQLVGQDEADIKKGLLSITSPLGRALINKKVKDSVEINTPGGTKVYEVVKVVYK
- a CDS encoding DedA family protein, which gives rise to MDIAANLAEFWQSIADFDVYQFIEHHGNWFYLITFVWTFLEGETFVLFAGAAAAQDILDIRLLIALSWLGSYCGDQTYFYLGRRFGPGILKRFPKLQKGADKVAGLILKYDVAFILSYRFIYGIRNVSSFAMGLSGLNWKKFAFWNFWAAGIWAISFSMVGYLFGEVLDKVLGSAIETVMLTLLGLIAVVFIGKQIWKKIKKSRGEDTGH